One genomic window of Prochlorococcus marinus str. NATL2A includes the following:
- a CDS encoding DUF3804 family protein, whose translation MPQITHPDSLSCSDHIHFRKLSSDSQQLEALIQSFADRSQNKTFLLANTTNDFLAIRPSCNPIIAKGLAGMYDSDDLVIELSELVKIHRLEADSDWGFTAFTLKEVFSYKGDLNNDLSIYSLIFKKIDGIWKIVWMQRSQGTTDISTWD comes from the coding sequence ATGCCTCAAATTACACATCCTGATTCACTGAGTTGCTCCGATCATATACATTTTAGAAAATTGTCTTCTGATTCACAGCAGCTAGAAGCTCTTATACAAAGTTTTGCAGACAGGTCTCAAAACAAAACATTTTTACTAGCCAACACCACAAATGATTTCTTGGCTATCAGACCAAGTTGTAACCCAATAATCGCGAAGGGTCTTGCAGGAATGTATGACAGTGATGATTTGGTTATTGAACTTTCCGAATTAGTCAAGATTCATCGGCTTGAGGCTGATTCTGATTGGGGCTTTACTGCATTTACCTTGAAAGAGGTGTTTAGCTACAAAGGTGACCTGAATAATGATTTATCTATTTATTCATTGATTTTCAAGAAAATTGATGGCATATGGAAGATTGTATGGATGCAAAGATCACAAGGAACTACGGATATTTCAACGTGGGACTAA
- a CDS encoding aldehyde dehydrogenase family protein produces MSLENFVLHQLQDLVLSGKTRNEKWRRAQLKSLSTLLENHQQEILKALSQDLGKPATEAFFEIIAVKQEIKLAQKSLSNWMKTRQINVPVSLKPAQALVQPDPLGCILIIGPWNYPFSLTLQPLVGALAAGNTAVLKPSEHAPNVSNLIKKLIEKYFPPEIVQVFEGDGNIAADLMTRQFDHVFFTGGENIGKKVMEAASKNLTPVTLELGGKSPAVVIDGANLEVTSKRVIWGKSLNAGQTCIAPDHLLVEDKLFDSLISNLINSINDFYGNTPLDSKHLGSIINEKQFNRLNNLLTQAKKNNQIIYGGDSNEKEKRISPTLIKIDNRNDPLMKEELFGPLLPILSIKNLDQAISDFKLLPKPLALYLFGGGEKEQGKVLSMTSSGGVCFNDVVLQAGIPELPFGGVGTSGMGKYHGKAGFDNFTHYKSVLKRPFWLDLNFRYPPYKLDLSLLNKLIG; encoded by the coding sequence ATGTCATTAGAAAATTTCGTACTTCATCAATTACAAGATCTAGTTCTATCAGGCAAAACAAGAAATGAGAAATGGAGAAGGGCACAGCTTAAATCCTTATCAACTTTATTAGAAAATCATCAGCAAGAAATATTAAAAGCCTTAAGTCAAGATTTAGGGAAGCCAGCTACAGAAGCGTTCTTCGAGATTATTGCAGTAAAGCAAGAAATAAAACTGGCGCAGAAAAGTTTATCTAATTGGATGAAGACGAGGCAAATCAATGTGCCTGTCTCTCTTAAACCAGCTCAAGCATTGGTCCAGCCGGATCCGTTGGGCTGCATTTTGATAATTGGGCCATGGAATTATCCTTTTTCGCTTACCCTTCAACCACTAGTAGGAGCATTAGCCGCTGGAAACACTGCTGTTTTAAAGCCATCAGAGCATGCTCCTAACGTTTCAAATCTGATAAAAAAACTTATAGAAAAATATTTCCCACCAGAGATCGTGCAAGTTTTTGAAGGAGATGGAAATATTGCTGCTGATTTAATGACTCGACAATTTGATCACGTCTTTTTTACAGGTGGAGAAAATATAGGGAAAAAAGTAATGGAAGCCGCCTCAAAAAACCTCACTCCAGTAACTTTAGAACTTGGTGGCAAAAGCCCAGCTGTTGTTATCGATGGTGCAAATCTAGAAGTAACTTCAAAGAGAGTTATATGGGGAAAAAGTCTAAACGCTGGTCAAACATGTATTGCTCCGGATCATTTACTGGTTGAGGATAAACTTTTTGATTCATTAATTTCTAATTTAATAAATTCGATCAATGATTTCTACGGAAATACGCCTTTAGATTCAAAACATCTGGGGAGCATTATCAATGAAAAGCAATTTAATAGACTTAATAATTTACTAACACAAGCTAAAAAGAATAACCAGATAATCTATGGAGGAGATAGCAATGAAAAAGAGAAAAGAATTAGCCCTACATTGATCAAAATTGACAATAGAAATGATCCTCTTATGAAGGAAGAACTTTTTGGCCCATTGCTGCCTATTTTAAGTATTAAAAATCTCGACCAAGCTATTTCAGATTTCAAGTTATTGCCTAAACCCCTTGCTTTATATCTTTTTGGAGGAGGTGAGAAAGAACAAGGTAAAGTACTCTCTATGACCTCTTCAGGAGGTGTTTGTTTCAATGATGTTGTTCTACAGGCAGGGATACCTGAACTGCCTTTTGGAGGCGTCGGAACAAGTGGCATGGGGAAATACCACGGCAAAGCAGGTTTTGATAACTTTACTCATTACAAATCAGTCCTAAAAAGACCTTTTTGGTTAGATCTAAACTTCAGATACCCTCCTTATAAGTTAGATTTGTCTTTACTTAATAAATTAATAGGTTAA
- the aroQ gene encoding type II 3-dehydroquinate dehydratase — protein MDLLLINGPNLNLVGKREPSIYGSQTLEDIQAELLTLASELDAKLKFFQSNSEGEMIDCIQKSVGSIDGILINAGAYTHTSIALRDALLGVAIPYVEVHLSNIYSREEFRHKSFLSDKALGLVCGFGANSYQLALEGIVSYLKRV, from the coding sequence ATGGATCTTTTACTTATTAATGGTCCAAATTTAAATCTTGTTGGGAAAAGGGAACCATCCATATATGGATCCCAAACTTTAGAAGACATTCAAGCAGAATTATTGACTTTAGCTAGTGAACTTGATGCAAAGCTCAAATTCTTTCAGAGTAATTCAGAGGGCGAGATGATTGATTGCATTCAAAAAAGTGTTGGCTCCATTGACGGAATATTGATTAATGCAGGCGCATATACACATACCTCTATTGCTCTTAGAGATGCTTTATTAGGAGTTGCTATTCCTTACGTTGAAGTACATTTAAGTAATATCTATTCCAGGGAAGAATTTCGCCATAAATCATTCCTTTCAGATAAAGCATTGGGTTTGGTTTGTGGCTTTGGAGCGAATAGTTATCAACTTGCTTTAGAGGGGATAGTTTCTTATTTAAAGCGAGTCTGA
- a CDS encoding tetratricopeptide repeat protein gives MESSDKDQGKKNIPKIQTFTVPFALGEIQENITITTNTPAKPSKPSKPSKPSKPSKPSKEQIINQAIQFHLRGNIPEAIKYYEYLIQQGFKNHNVFSNYGLILKDLGKLKEAEISTRKAIELNPNYAIAFSNLGTILKDLGNLQEAEVSTRKAIELNTNYAEAYLNLGTILKDLGNLKEAEISTRKAIELNPNSAMAFSNLGTIFIDLGNLQEAEVSTRKAIELDPNYAEAYSNLGNILKDLGNLQEAELSLRKAIEINPDFAEAYSNLSLLELLKGNYESGLENYEFRSQTKKPAITHANIKLKKINNEKLDKGNKLLVVSEQGLGDTLQYMRYIPYLRKKDFDISFCAQTKLHSLIQSSCIDLNPLTPEQASLVSEGEWVPLLSLPKYLKVRPENPIVSEPYISSNDELNKKWKDILSKEKRPIIGINWQGSPEIEKSVYQGRSIPLDIFSILLKENDITMLSLQKGFGSEQLNDCSFKNEFVECQPQIDATWDFLENAAIIENCDLIITCDTSIAHLAGGMGKKVWLLLKDIPFWTWGLERENTFWYPSMKLFRQKERHNWQEVMDRVSIAITKEMKKND, from the coding sequence ATGGAATCCAGTGATAAAGATCAAGGGAAAAAGAATATACCTAAAATCCAAACATTTACTGTTCCATTTGCTTTAGGTGAAATCCAAGAAAATATAACTATTACTACTAATACTCCCGCTAAACCATCTAAACCATCTAAACCATCTAAACCATCTAAACCATCTAAACCATCTAAAGAACAAATAATTAATCAAGCAATTCAGTTTCATCTACGAGGTAATATTCCAGAAGCAATAAAATATTATGAATATTTAATACAGCAAGGTTTCAAGAACCACAATGTTTTTTCTAATTATGGACTCATATTGAAAGATCTAGGAAAATTAAAAGAAGCAGAAATATCAACACGCAAAGCAATTGAACTCAATCCCAATTACGCAATAGCATTTTCAAATCTGGGAACGATATTGAAAGATCTTGGAAACTTACAAGAAGCAGAAGTATCCACTCGTAAAGCAATTGAACTCAATACTAATTACGCAGAGGCATATTTAAATCTGGGAACGATATTGAAAGATCTTGGAAACTTAAAAGAAGCAGAAATATCAACACGCAAAGCAATTGAACTCAATCCCAATTCCGCAATGGCATTTTCAAATCTGGGAACCATATTTATAGATCTTGGAAACTTACAAGAAGCAGAAGTATCCACTCGTAAAGCAATTGAACTCGATCCCAATTACGCAGAGGCATATTCAAATCTAGGAAATATATTGAAAGATCTTGGCAACTTACAAGAAGCTGAATTATCACTCCGCAAAGCAATTGAAATCAATCCTGATTTCGCAGAGGCATATTCCAATCTTTCATTATTAGAACTTCTAAAAGGAAATTATGAATCTGGTTTAGAAAACTATGAGTTTAGATCTCAAACCAAAAAACCTGCTATTACTCACGCAAATATAAAACTAAAAAAAATCAATAATGAAAAATTAGACAAAGGAAACAAACTTTTAGTTGTTAGCGAACAAGGTTTAGGCGATACGCTTCAATATATGCGATACATACCTTACCTACGAAAAAAAGATTTTGATATTTCTTTTTGTGCTCAAACAAAACTACATTCATTGATCCAATCATCATGTATTGATCTAAATCCATTAACTCCAGAACAAGCAAGCTTAGTGTCAGAAGGTGAATGGGTTCCATTATTATCTTTACCTAAATATTTAAAAGTAAGGCCAGAAAATCCAATCGTTTCTGAGCCATATATTTCATCAAATGATGAATTAAATAAAAAGTGGAAAGACATTCTATCTAAAGAGAAAAGACCCATCATTGGTATTAATTGGCAAGGAAGTCCAGAAATAGAAAAAAGCGTTTATCAAGGACGTTCAATTCCTTTAGACATATTCTCAATCCTTCTTAAAGAAAATGATATAACAATGCTTTCTTTACAAAAAGGATTTGGTTCAGAACAATTAAATGATTGTTCATTTAAAAATGAGTTTGTTGAATGCCAACCACAAATTGATGCGACTTGGGATTTTCTTGAAAATGCTGCCATTATTGAAAACTGTGATTTGATTATTACTTGTGATACTTCAATTGCTCACTTAGCTGGAGGAATGGGAAAGAAAGTTTGGTTACTGCTAAAAGATATTCCTTTTTGGACTTGGGGACTTGAAAGGGAGAATACATTTTGGTATCCATCGATGAAATTATTTCGACAAAAAGAGCGACATAATTGGCAAGAGGTTATGGATAGAGTATCAATCGCAATTACAAAAGAAATGAAAAAAAATGACTAA
- a CDS encoding TVP38/TMEM64 family protein produces the protein MTNKFIISKYFSYVIIIFFVVILSITFIHLDVNIIADFFYDIVSSLNTNNFFSLILIFLLFILRSTSIIIPVLPGTIFSAAAGFQFGFTQGLVIIFFADFFSCSISFLLARKLGRKFITRLLGSRQMRRVESISQDYLENNYFLMTALLMSGFFDFVCYAIGLTKITWKRFMPALIFSIIISDSPFVASGVAARKIKDIGLKNFLQKILNGELDTISGNYLFLFITSFLIIFSLAMINIYLQKRPNIIK, from the coding sequence ATGACTAACAAGTTTATTATTAGTAAATATTTTAGTTATGTAATAATAATTTTCTTCGTTGTTATTTTAAGTATTACTTTTATTCACTTGGATGTTAATATTATTGCTGATTTCTTTTATGATATTGTTAGCAGTTTAAATACGAATAACTTTTTCAGCTTAATATTAATTTTCTTATTATTTATATTAAGATCCACTAGTATCATAATACCAGTTTTACCTGGAACAATATTTTCCGCTGCTGCTGGGTTTCAGTTTGGCTTTACGCAGGGGTTAGTTATTATATTTTTTGCAGATTTTTTCTCTTGTTCAATATCATTTTTATTGGCTAGAAAATTAGGAAGAAAATTTATTACTAGATTACTTGGTTCAAGACAAATGAGAAGAGTTGAAAGCATTAGTCAAGATTATCTAGAAAATAATTATTTCCTTATGACAGCTCTTTTGATGTCAGGGTTCTTTGATTTTGTTTGCTATGCCATAGGACTGACAAAAATAACATGGAAAAGGTTTATGCCTGCTTTAATTTTTAGCATAATAATCTCAGATTCACCCTTTGTCGCCAGCGGTGTTGCCGCAAGAAAAATCAAGGATATTGGATTAAAAAATTTTTTACAAAAAATATTAAATGGAGAATTAGATACGATTTCTGGAAATTATCTTTTTCTATTCATAACATCGTTTTTAATAATATTTAGTTTGGCAATGATAAATATATATTTACAAAAAAGACCTAATATTATTAAGTAA
- a CDS encoding high light inducible protein: MQPSNKTILERSIGRPAMMAFVLLTGIYLTTGQLIPGVV, encoded by the coding sequence ATGCAACCATCTAACAAAACAATCCTAGAAAGAAGCATCGGCAGACCAGCCATGATGGCATTCGTTCTTCTAACAGGTATCTACCTAACAACCGGTCAACTTATCCCAGGTGTTGTTTAA
- a CDS encoding tRNA-(ms[2]io[6]A)-hydroxylase translates to MNNSKSQVAGPSKIRWLINKTSEDWIDLAISNPMEILLDHAHCERKAAGVALQLMFRYVSEPGLSEVLSPLAREELEHFERVLSILNARGQKLQKLASPPYGLTLAKNICKDEPLRMLDSFLVAGLIEARSHERMKLLSIHSPDVELRDLYADLLKSEARHFGIYWKLADERFERNLLTSRLEELAKVESDALLEMHHQPRMHS, encoded by the coding sequence ATGAATAATTCAAAATCTCAAGTTGCAGGGCCATCAAAGATTCGCTGGCTAATAAATAAAACTTCTGAAGATTGGATAGATCTTGCAATTTCTAACCCGATGGAAATTCTTTTGGATCATGCACATTGTGAAAGGAAGGCTGCTGGAGTGGCTCTACAACTTATGTTTCGTTATGTCAGTGAACCTGGGCTTTCAGAGGTACTGAGCCCATTAGCGCGAGAGGAACTTGAACATTTTGAGAGAGTTTTATCTATTTTAAATGCTCGTGGACAAAAACTTCAAAAATTAGCCTCACCTCCCTATGGATTGACTCTGGCAAAAAATATTTGCAAAGATGAACCATTGCGAATGTTGGATAGCTTTCTTGTCGCCGGACTTATTGAGGCAAGGAGTCATGAAAGAATGAAATTGTTGTCTATACATTCCCCTGATGTAGAACTTCGTGATTTATACGCCGACTTACTCAAAAGCGAGGCTAGGCATTTTGGAATTTATTGGAAGTTGGCAGATGAACGCTTTGAAAGAAATCTTCTTACCTCTAGGCTAGAAGAATTAGCTAAGGTTGAATCTGATGCTTTATTGGAAATGCATCATCAGCCAAGGATGCATAGTTAA
- a CDS encoding lytic transglycosylase, with the protein MIKNIKTPIGLFYINSIIFLLSIFPLKVSSETKIVAKSGDTLFKISKQYGVTLKELMYKNNLNDATKIIEGEVIIIPHTGIDKHKKNEHLTYKVIEGDTLYKISRDYNVSLNDIISVNNLRKDSYLKLNQIILLPKGAKYKKEINIENIKVASKKVFYHKTTKTEDLSTIAYLHKIPIEQLKTLNKLTDPIKIKPNIKLRLRKDKPLKWIKYGSLMINWSDWTYFDGNYIAQSKTKKNKTFYLALSCKKRVLNNTLINSYWTSWYFPETDFEFKLINDFCDQDFNF; encoded by the coding sequence ATGATCAAAAATATAAAAACACCTATCGGTTTATTTTATATAAATAGCATTATATTTCTCTTATCAATATTTCCTTTAAAAGTTAGTTCAGAAACAAAAATTGTCGCAAAAAGTGGGGACACCCTTTTCAAAATATCCAAGCAATATGGAGTTACTTTAAAAGAACTAATGTATAAAAACAATCTCAATGATGCTACAAAAATAATAGAAGGTGAAGTTATAATTATACCTCATACAGGAATTGATAAACACAAAAAGAATGAACACCTAACTTATAAAGTGATAGAAGGAGATACTCTTTACAAGATTTCAAGAGATTACAACGTAAGTCTAAATGATATTATTTCCGTGAATAATCTAAGAAAAGATTCTTATCTTAAACTTAATCAGATTATCTTATTACCAAAAGGAGCTAAATATAAGAAAGAAATTAATATTGAAAATATTAAAGTAGCAAGTAAAAAAGTTTTTTATCATAAAACCACTAAGACAGAAGATCTTTCAACCATCGCATATCTGCACAAAATACCTATAGAGCAACTTAAGACTTTAAATAAATTAACTGATCCTATAAAAATCAAGCCTAATATTAAATTAAGATTAAGAAAAGATAAACCTTTAAAATGGATAAAATATGGATCATTAATGATCAATTGGTCAGATTGGACATATTTTGATGGCAACTATATTGCTCAATCAAAAACAAAGAAAAATAAAACTTTCTATTTAGCTCTTAGCTGCAAAAAGAGAGTTTTAAACAATACATTAATTAATTCTTACTGGACAAGTTGGTATTTCCCTGAAACTGATTTTGAATTTAAATTAATTAACGATTTTTGTGATCAGGATTTTAATTTTTAA
- a CDS encoding DNA-formamidopyrimidine glycosylase produces MPELPEVETVRKGLEKLLNDFYIERIEVLKERSIASNGGSKSFIVSVKNSYLGSWERRGKYLIGSLLTKEKFSKGFLVVHLRMTGQFKLLEKEVLACKHTRVRFFDERGRELRFIDIRNFGQMWHVPSSRSIPEIVSGIKRLGPEPFSDDFNSHYLEEYLKKKTRSIKSALLDQETVAGVGNIYADETLFDAGINPKKESRNLKSTELKRLCNSLVKILNISIGEGGTTFSDFRDLEGINGNYGGQAWVYRRSGKNCKKCGEKILREKICGRSTHWCPNCQK; encoded by the coding sequence TTGCCAGAATTACCTGAAGTTGAGACAGTTAGAAAAGGACTTGAGAAACTTTTAAATGATTTTTATATTGAAAGAATAGAAGTATTAAAAGAGCGATCAATAGCAAGTAATGGGGGATCAAAAAGTTTCATAGTTAGTGTTAAAAATAGTTATTTGGGTAGTTGGGAAAGAAGAGGTAAATATTTAATAGGATCCCTGCTTACAAAAGAAAAATTTAGCAAAGGTTTTTTAGTTGTTCACTTAAGAATGACAGGCCAATTTAAATTACTTGAGAAAGAAGTTTTAGCATGCAAGCATACGAGAGTGAGATTTTTTGATGAGAGAGGGAGAGAACTCCGTTTTATAGATATTAGGAATTTTGGGCAAATGTGGCACGTGCCCTCGTCAAGATCAATTCCGGAGATAGTATCTGGAATTAAAAGATTAGGCCCAGAGCCATTTAGTGATGATTTTAATAGTCATTATTTAGAAGAATATTTGAAGAAAAAAACTCGCTCAATTAAATCTGCTTTATTAGATCAAGAAACTGTTGCTGGAGTTGGAAATATCTATGCAGATGAAACATTATTTGATGCAGGGATTAATCCAAAAAAAGAAAGTAGAAATTTAAAAAGTACTGAATTAAAAAGGCTTTGCAATAGTCTGGTCAAAATTTTAAATATAAGTATTGGAGAGGGAGGCACAACTTTTAGTGACTTTAGAGATTTAGAGGGAATTAATGGAAATTATGGCGGACAAGCTTGGGTATATAGACGAAGCGGTAAAAATTGTAAAAAATGTGGAGAAAAGATATTGCGAGAAAAGATCTGTGGAAGGAGCACACACTGGTGTCCTAATTGCCAAAAATAA
- a CDS encoding DUF4278 domain-containing protein, with translation MSLTYRGLKYNQQKAAVEKQHVQLTYRGKSYQS, from the coding sequence ATGTCTTTAACCTACAGAGGTCTTAAGTACAATCAGCAAAAAGCAGCTGTAGAAAAGCAGCATGTACAACTTACCTATAGAGGTAAGTCTTACCAAAGCTAG
- a CDS encoding DUF1651 domain-containing protein, with amino-acid sequence MNQPVREVLPTPAGWLVAPARDFCLFFIRDPKSVMVAPTVLTQLWYCTEQGIPIQLKNTRRLDYESAHETWNELLSNDWELVEHQINDAAA; translated from the coding sequence ATGAACCAACCAGTAAGAGAAGTATTGCCAACTCCAGCAGGATGGTTGGTCGCACCTGCCAGAGACTTTTGTTTGTTTTTTATTCGTGACCCTAAATCTGTCATGGTTGCACCGACTGTCTTAACTCAACTTTGGTATTGCACCGAACAAGGTATCCCAATCCAATTGAAAAATACAAGAAGACTGGACTATGAATCTGCACATGAAACTTGGAATGAACTGCTATCTAATGATTGGGAATTAGTTGAACATCAGATTAATGATGCAGCTGCCTAG
- a CDS encoding high light inducible protein, which yields MTTQNNNNRRNIDPEKVTAERLNGYAALFGCIALVGAYATTGQIIPGFV from the coding sequence ATGACTACTCAAAACAACAACAACAGAAGAAACATTGATCCTGAAAAGGTAACTGCAGAAAGACTTAACGGCTATGCAGCATTGTTTGGATGCATTGCTCTAGTTGGTGCTTATGCAACAACAGGTCAAATCATTCCAGGTTTCGTGTGA
- the cobI gene encoding precorrin-2 C(20)-methyltransferase, with protein sequence MKVLTIAGVGPGDPSLLTLAAVEAIRESTVVSYPVSTRGGDSLAEKIASKWITKDKKKLPLYFPMVDDQNTLKSAWRVAGNDLMKMVDKGERVVFLAQGDISLFSTGSYLSKELEKYHPECVVKLIPGVTSFSAAAAKSKLPLAFQEEELLVLPVPDSYDELKSILSDAASKKRVVVLLKLGKKWEWVKLLLEELDLIKISIFAERIGFSDQQILRASDLPSGTRPYFSLLLIRQSWPLTMP encoded by the coding sequence ATGAAAGTTTTGACTATTGCTGGCGTAGGACCAGGTGATCCTTCTTTGTTAACTTTGGCAGCAGTTGAGGCCATTCGAGAATCAACAGTTGTTTCTTATCCAGTCTCTACTAGAGGAGGAGATAGTCTTGCTGAAAAAATTGCTTCAAAATGGATAACCAAAGATAAAAAAAAATTACCTTTATACTTTCCCATGGTTGACGATCAGAACACTTTAAAAAGTGCATGGCGAGTTGCCGGGAATGATTTAATGAAGATGGTTGACAAAGGTGAAAGAGTTGTTTTTCTTGCTCAAGGAGATATCTCGCTTTTCTCGACAGGTTCTTATCTTTCAAAGGAGTTAGAAAAATATCATCCAGAGTGCGTTGTTAAATTAATTCCAGGTGTGACATCTTTTTCTGCCGCCGCTGCGAAAAGTAAATTACCACTTGCTTTTCAAGAGGAAGAATTACTTGTCTTACCTGTCCCAGACTCATATGACGAGCTGAAGTCTATTTTGTCTGATGCAGCGTCAAAGAAAAGGGTAGTTGTTTTGCTCAAGCTTGGTAAAAAATGGGAATGGGTCAAACTTTTGCTTGAAGAACTTGATCTAATAAAAATTTCTATATTTGCAGAAAGAATAGGATTTTCAGATCAACAAATACTTAGGGCATCTGATCTGCCCTCAGGGACTAGGCCATATTTTTCTTTACTGTTGATTCGACAAAGTTGGCCTTTGACAATGCCCTAA
- a CDS encoding DUF6165 family protein: MTKKLKSLSSILAPVSLGELIDKITILEIKQIHMTGIKLKNVDKELKLLRKILQDENLEIDIDLINNLKEVNNNLWEIEDKIRIKESNQKFDKEFIQIARSVYKENDKRASIKKRPHSGVFDST; encoded by the coding sequence ATGACTAAAAAATTGAAATCCTTATCTTCTATTCTCGCTCCAGTCTCTTTAGGAGAATTAATCGATAAAATCACGATTCTAGAAATCAAACAAATACATATGACTGGAATAAAATTAAAAAATGTAGATAAAGAACTAAAACTACTAAGAAAAATACTTCAAGATGAAAATTTGGAAATTGATATCGATTTAATTAATAATCTCAAAGAAGTAAACAATAACCTTTGGGAAATAGAAGATAAAATAAGGATAAAAGAGAGCAATCAAAAATTTGACAAAGAATTTATTCAAATCGCTAGATCAGTTTACAAAGAAAATGATAAGAGAGCTTCTATAAAAAAAAGACCCCATTCAGGGGTCTTTGACTCTACTTAG
- a CDS encoding chlorophyll a/b-binding protein, giving the protein MNKETNYWKTAEQMNGRLAMMGFFAAVINYGLTGWIIPGIV; this is encoded by the coding sequence ATGAACAAAGAAACTAACTACTGGAAAACAGCCGAGCAAATGAATGGCCGCCTTGCGATGATGGGCTTCTTTGCGGCTGTGATTAACTACGGATTAACAGGCTGGATCATCCCAGGAATTGTGTAG
- a CDS encoding high light inducible protein, which translates to MTTSSNAASSQVITEYGKQNIFGRETQPQLVEDYTSYPEEAEKTNGRWAMIGMVSLLVSYFTTGQIIPGIF; encoded by the coding sequence ATGACAACTTCTTCCAACGCAGCTTCTTCTCAGGTAATCACTGAGTACGGCAAGCAAAACATCTTTGGCCGTGAAACACAGCCACAGCTTGTAGAGGACTACACCAGCTATCCAGAAGAAGCTGAGAAGACAAATGGCCGTTGGGCAATGATCGGGATGGTCAGCCTTTTGGTTTCATACTTCACAACAGGTCAAATCATTCCTGGAATTTTCTAA
- a CDS encoding high light inducible protein → MKNQTTETPRVEEGKVIAERLNGLAASIGCLALVGAYLTTGQIIPGVV, encoded by the coding sequence ATGAAAAACCAAACGACTGAAACTCCAAGAGTAGAAGAAGGCAAAGTCATTGCAGAAAGACTCAATGGCCTAGCTGCATCCATTGGCTGTTTAGCCCTTGTTGGTGCATATCTAACAACAGGTCAAATTATCCCAGGTGTTGTTTAA
- a CDS encoding photosystem I reaction center subunit IV, which produces MSFARKDKVRILRQESYWFNQIGEIVSIDKSPLMRYPVTVKFDKCDFKAFSGVDGGANTSQFSVKELEAAAS; this is translated from the coding sequence ATGAGCTTTGCAAGAAAAGATAAGGTTCGCATCTTGCGCCAAGAATCATACTGGTTCAATCAAATTGGAGAAATAGTCTCTATAGATAAATCTCCATTAATGAGATACCCAGTAACTGTCAAATTCGATAAATGTGATTTCAAAGCTTTTAGCGGTGTTGATGGTGGAGCCAATACCAGTCAATTTTCAGTAAAAGAATTAGAAGCTGCAGCAAGTTAG